The Tamandua tetradactyla isolate mTamTet1 chromosome 6, mTamTet1.pri, whole genome shotgun sequence genome contains the following window.
GCTGCTGCCGCCCCTTGAGCGGCCCGTCCACCTTGGCCGTGGGGGAGGAGCCGGCCCGCCTTGAGCCTTTAGCCGGCACACCAATGAAATTCTAACTGTCCTTTTTTCTTTCGACCccgcaaatttaaaaaaaaaaattttgaatcgcattttaattttgtgtttttcgTTTTCTTTTTGACGTTGGTAAACAGTCCCCCCAGGCTAGACCTGGGAGCCGACACCTGTGTCCCTCCCCGGGGTGAGGGACCCCGAGGGGCCCCGCTGCCCGGCCCTGGCGGCCGCTCCCCGCCCGGGGCGGGGCCCCCCGAGGCCCGGTTGCTGGCTGCCCCCAAGCCCGCGCGGCCGCGAGGACGCCACCTCCGAGCCTGCGGCCCTGCGTGGACGCTGAGCGCGGCGTGGCGCCTCAGATCTCCGACTCGCGCCGGTAGGGCCGCTGGTCCGGGGCGCCGCCGCCCGCCTGGGGTCGGTCGAACTCGTGCCTGTTCTGGGGGCTGAGGCCGAGGCGGCCACGCCCCTCGGGGCCCTGCCCGGCCTCGGCCTCGGCCTCGGCCTCGTCGTCGCGGCTCAGGAAGGCCAGCTCGTTCTCATAGCAGAAGGAACCGGCGCTGGGCAGCAGGAACTTGCTCTCTGCCAGGTCCTTGGCACTGCAGCGCGGCGTGGACGGCACCTCGTAGGTCTTGTGGAAGTGCGCGTAATCGATCTTGTACTGGCTCTTCTCCTCGAAGAGCACGGGCTCGAAGCGGTGGCCCCACAGGATCTCACTGGCCAGGTAGGAGCTGCGGGCCTGCGTGGTCATGGCCGTGGCCTCCACCATGCCCTCCAGGATGACCACGATCTCGAAGTCGTCCGTCTCCAGGTCCTGCCGGCTGATGCCGAACAGCGGGCTGGCCTCGTCGATCTCGTGCAGGATGGTGATGGGCGAGACCAGGAAGATGCGGTCCAGGCCGCGGTCGAAGCCCACGTCGATGTCGATCTGGTCTAGTGGGATGTACTCGCCCTCCTGTGTCACGCGCGGCTTGATGAGCTGCGCGCGCACGTGCGCCTCCACGATGTGGCTCTTGCGCAGGTTGCCCACACGCCACATGAGGCAGAGCTTACCGTCGCGCAGGGCCACTACGGCGTTGTGGCTGAACAGCAGCGTCTGCGCGCGCTTCTTGGGCCGCGCCATCTTGGCCATGATGGCGCCGATCATGAAGGAGTCGATGACGCAGCCCACGATGGACTGCGCCACCACCATGAACACGGCCACGGGGCACTCCTCTGTCACGCAGCGCAGCCCATAGCCGATGGTGGTCTGCGTCTCAATGGAGAAGAGGAAGGCAGCCATGAAGCCGTGCACCTGCAGCACGCACGGGGTGCGGCCCGCGCCCCCGGCCGCCGCGGGCTCCAGGTCGCCGTGCGCCACGGCAATGACCCAGAAGATGACGCCGAACAGCAGCCACGAGGCAAGGAAGGCGAGCGAGAAGACCAGCAGCAGGTAGCGCCAGCGGATGTCCACGCACGTGGTGAACATGTCAGCCAGGTACCGCTGGGACTTCTCGTCCATGTTGGCAAACTCGATGTTGCACTGGCCGTTCTTCTTGACGAAGCGGCTGCGGGAGCGGCGCCGCGTGTGCACTTTGCCGTTGCCGAAGCCGTTGGCACCCGACATGGCGGCCAGGCGCAGCCCGTCCTCCTCGGACGACACGACGCTGTAGGGGTGGGCCCGGCTGGCCGCGGTCATCCCGGGGCCGGGGGGCGCCTCTGCAGGGAGACGGAGCACAGGTCAGGGCCGACCCGGCCGCACCCAGCCACGCAGCCGCCGGCGCCCCCTCCCTGCGACACCCTCTCCCCGGCCTGCCCGCCGCGGGGGAGGGGGGACAGCCGCTCCAGGCCGCGCCGGCAGCCCCCGCAGCCTCCCAAGTCCCGGGAGCAGCCCCAGCCTCCCTCCTGCTCTCATGCCAACGTCTGCTGTCAGGAAACCCCGTGGGTCCTGCTGAGACATACCTGGAGGGCCTcccggcgcccccccccccacagtccCCAAGGGCTGAGTCCCGTCCTCGCAGCGGGACCTGGGCATAGACTGCCCCCTGCCATCGCCCCTGCCCGCAGCAGCTTTGGTCCAGGAAAGCCCAAGTCGGAGCCAGCCCTCTGCTCAGAACCACCCGTGGGCCCCCGAACCCCACTCCGCTCACTCTGAGTCAGGGCCAAGTTGCAACCGCTGGACCTGCACCCCCAAGCTTGTCCTTCCCAGGAGCCAGTTGTCACATGCCCTGGCGCTCCCCGCCGGGCACCCCACGGCTCCCTGGCCCCCTGGGTGTCCTGTCTTCAGCCCTGGACTCTGAGAGGCTCACTCCCAGGCCCTCACCCCTCCGCGCCCTTTCCACTGCGGCTCCATCACACATCCCATCCCCAGATGCCGTGGTGGCTGCTCCCCCTCCCAGCTGGTGACCCCAGGGGCAGCGCTGCCTGGCTCACCACTGCATCACCCcgaccccacctccccaccccacccaggaaCGCGATGAGCAGAGAAACAGGGACGAGCCCAGAGTGTGTGTGCCCCCGCAGACACCCCCAAGACGGGTGCCCTGGCGCCTCTCGATCGATGCTCAGCCTGCACCCCACCCCGACCACCACACGCCCCAAGTAACCCACAGAGACCCCTCCCACGCTGGTGACAGTGAGGGGGCGTCGCCCCGAGCCGGCAACAGGCGGGGTCGCAGCTGCCTGACTGGCACACTCCGGGTCCCCAGGCGAGGCCAGGCCCCTGCGCCCTGCTATAGCGCACCCAGGAGAGCGGAGGGCGCGGTCTGCTCCACCCACTGGCTGCAGTCCCCACCCCTGTCAGTCAcaggccccacccccagctgcaACCCCTGCCCACTGGTTGCAGGCCCCACCCCTCAGCCACAGGGTCTGCCCCTACAAGCCGCAGGCCCCACTGCAGTGACTTCAGGCCCTGCCCCTTTCCAGGGTCGGAGGTGGAGAGCATCTGCTGGGCTTGGCATCAGTCGGCCCCATTCCCCCCTGGGCTGCAACTGGGCAGTTGAGCTGGCCAAGGCTGGTCAGACAGTGGACTCTCGGGCTGGCGGTGTAGAGAAGGGGTCCAGAAAGAGTCCCAAAGGATAGGGACCCCAGGAGCCCCTCACCTCACCCTGCTACATGAGTCAGAGCTGGACACTGAAAAAAGGTCCCTCCGAGGCATCCAGGGTGTCGAGACCCCCCCCCGCTCCCACCGACCCCGCAGTGAGGGCTGGACCCACCGCTCTACACAGAAGGCCTGGAGACCTGCGGCCAAGTGTGCACTGGCCACGCCTTCCACAGAGCCGCTCCTCTGTGCACAGGGGCACAACCTCTGACCTCTGCCCCAACACTTCAGGGACTGGTGAGGGTGGAGCCCACAGGCCTCTAAACTGGGGACCCCGCTCAGGGCCTTCTTGCTCAAGGGGTACAGCTGGATTCCAAAAGCCTGGCACATTAAAGGTACTGGCAGGTGTGTCTGCCAACTGACAGACGGGCAGACCAGCCCATCACAGGCAGTCAGTGTGCCGACGGCCTGCTGTGCCCTGGGCACGACACACCAGTGAGGGAATTGCACTGTGTCTCCTACACCTGGCACCCCAGTTCAGAGAGGCCGAGTGCCttccccaaagtcacacagccaaatGTAGGAGAGTGGAGGTTCAAACCCACGTCCACCTGATGGGAGAGCTGCTGCCGTGGGGTCCCGGGCTTTACGGGGGAGGCCTCTCCTCACTCCGCCAGCCTCCTTCCTGCAGCGGCCCGAGCCAACCACCTCACCACGGGTTCGAGGAGCTGAGGGCAGAGCCCGAGATGGTGGATGCAGCTTCTGCCTGGGCCAGGAGGCAGGGGGCCGGCGGCAGTGGGGAGCCCTCGGGCTGGGCTGTGGACACGACTCAGCCCCAGGCTCCTGAGCTCCCCAGGGGAAGGCTGCTGCAACCCAAGGGGCGGGTTTGTGTGGCCCCGGGGCCTGGAGGGACGTCCAGCGTGTCATGGCAACTCCGGCTCGTGCTCTGAGAAGCTCAAGGCCTGTGGGGGACAGAATCGCAAGAATCAGAGCCCCAGGGTCCCGCCCAGTGTGGCTGCGCGACCAGCTCCAGACAGGAGGGGCAGCCGCGGCTCGGCCACCTCTGCGGCACCGGGTGCCTGGGACACCCAGCAGGTGCCACGCCGGCCAGTCCTGACCTCTGATGCTCCTCCTGAGGCCACAGGGAACGTCACCAGGTGCCCGCCGACCCCTCCCGCCTCTGGAGCTGGAAACTACGACATGGAGAGAAGTCACTGGCTCAGCGCCCAGCAGCCGCTGGGGAGCAGGGAGCCTGGCTCTGCCCTCCTGCCGCCCCTGCCCTGTGTCCCTGAGCGTGTGAATGAGCGAGTGTGTAAGGGTGTGTGTGAGAGGATGAGTGTGCATATGTGTAAGTGTGAGAGAAAACAGGAGGGGGCGTGAGAGCAGGGAGCATGGCAGGGCTGCCGCACTGGGCATTTAGCGACTGAAGCAGGTTCCCGGGCTTGTGCGCGCGTGCGCACAcacgtgcgcgcacacacacacacacacacacacacacacacacaggtgtggCCAGAGGCTGACGCCACTTGCCGAATTCCCAACACTCTGGGGAACGCAGGCCACCCATCAGCTGGGCGCCGGCTCGGGGTGCAGGTGGGGAAACCCGATTAGAGGCTGTGGATGGGGCGAGGAGGCGCTGCCCCAGACAGGAGGGCACCCCGGGGGACCCTGAGGGGGCCAGGCCGTGCAAGAGGCGAGGGCGGAGACACCATCGGGACCACCTCAGTGGGACAGAGACAGCGGGAACCCTACCTGAGCCAGCCAAGGCCACTTCAGTGCTGGAGAAGAGGATGAAGCGAGGCCCAGTGGCTGGGCAGGGGACAGCAGACGGCCATGGACAGCCCCCCGAGAGCCGCCCCCCGGCACAGCCCCCCAAGAGCCACTGCCTCCAGCCCCTGCGGGCCCTGCACCCTTCCTGGACCTGCGTTCAGAGCCCGGGCCCGGAGCTTTTAGGGCTCGCCGCCTGCAGCCACCACCTGCCCGAGGGTGGGGCTGGCTGCCGTCCCCGGGAGGGGCCTCCGGATGGGGCAGCCCAGGCCCAGTCCAGGCCCTCAGCACCTCGGGTTTCGGCCACATCCGGAAGGAAACCCGGAACGCCTGGGCACCTGGCACCAGGGAGGCGCTGGGGGGGCAGTGGCTGGGCCCTGGCCTGGAAGGAAGGCCCGCCCCGGCCAGGGGTCAGGCTGGCCCAGGGGCTCACAGCGGGCCAGGACCCCTTCGGAGGTGTGACCCCAATAATGATATTTATCTGGCTCTTATGCCTGCCGGGAGCTGCTCTAAGAGCTTTAATTAAGTTTTTTAATCCCTACAACAATGCCGTGACGATTATCCatgttttccagatgaggaaaccgagactCAGCAAGGTTGAGTCACCCGCCCCTGGTCACACAGTCATCGAGGGGTGGGACTTCCAATCAGGGCAGTTGGGGGGAACCAATTCCCTGGCCCCAGACCCACGGCCCTCACAGTCTGGCATGGTTAATAAGACAAACAAGCATCCCTGAATCTTGGAACTTGAAAACAAAGGCACCCCTGACCCAAACCTTTCAGCCCTTGCTTGGATACCCCCAGGGACGGGGCGCTCACTATCTCAAAGCCAAACCCCACAGTGGAGGAGTGTTTAAAGGTTGCTGGATGCTGGGAAGGCCAGGGTGGCTGTCCTCGTTCCCGTGCCCCTGTGGCCGTCATCACTCATCAGCCACTGCCCTCGGACTCTTCCCTCGCCCGGGCACTATCCATCAGACTCAGcgtgaaatttaaaaatccaatccTGACTTCAGAGATGGTGGGAGAGGGCCAGGCCCTCACTCAGCCACACAGGCAGTGAGAGGCAGGGTCAGGCCTAGAGGGGGCAGCTCAGCAGTGACTGGTGACAGTGGCTTTGCTGGTGAGGACACAGCCAGAAAAGGAACTGGAAGAGGGATGAGCTGAGCCCACCTGGGGGGCCAGCAGGGTGGCTggctgggagggaggggaggggaggggagggaaggtgaCACTCCACAGTGAGCGCAATCATCTTCCCGGCTGGGTGACGCCACCCCCTCCGCCCGCTGCACAGGGCggtgagcaacaaaataaagacaattatACAGCTAATGTGGTAAGGGGCATGGGGTgctttcagtgtttttatttttacttctttattcagagtaatgaaaatgttctaaaattgattgtggcgcTTAATACGCCACATAAAGCATATAATGATGCCGGGATACACTTCACTTGgcttatatggtgtgtgaatatagctcaataaaactgcattaaaaaaaacagtccCTCCCAGACGCTTGGACAGCCTGTTGCAAACACGTGGGATCAATGCAGTGCAGGTGCTGTGCCAAGCCCTGCGCCAAGCCTAAGGAAAGAGTCGGTGGCTAGGTACTGGTGAGAGCagtgcccctgcccccacctcctctGGGACCCAAACCCTGTACCCCGTGACCCCGCAGCCCCTGGGCCCCCATCCCACACATCACGGCCCACCTGCCCGAGCTCTCCGGGCCACGGGAGCCCCAGGCCCACAGGAGACACCTGCCAGGTGCACGCACTTCCCCTCTCACATCCACACTCCTGTCACCAGAGCCCTCGCCCGGGCCCTCCTGAGGGgtctctgtctccctcccccAGCCACGTGGCCAGCaggcccctcctccccctcctgggCCCCCCTGCGCCCCAGAAGCCTGCTCCCAGTTCCCTCACTCCCCTGCAGCCCCACACCCAACCCTCTCCCAGTCCCGTGTGCCGCCCCCTCGGTTCTCAACCCGTCCGCCAGGCCCTCCTGCCTGGACCCAGCAACCGGCCCCAGCCAGTTCCCCAATGAGGGTCAACCCGGAGGAACCACTGATGGGGCATTTAACATCCTCCAATCTGCCAAGGGTCACGAAGGCCGCTACTACCATGAAGCCCTCCAGGTTCTCCAGCCCCTGCTCCCACACTGGGGCCGGAAGCTACTGGACGTAGTGTCAGAGCTGATCCGGTCCCGACTTGAGAGCCCCAGACATGGGCGCAGGTCCAGGAAATGCCCCCTGGCCGATGAGGGGCAGGCAGCCCGAGAGAAGGACCGATGGGGCGATTGGCGGCGGGCAGACAGACATACGTACAGAAGGGTGGCTGGACAATGAATGGACCAAAAAGACTGATAGATGGGTgggtggctggctggctgagggtGTTGCCGAATGGAGGAGAGGCAGGCGGCTGCACGGGGCCACTGTGGCCTCACCTTGTGGATGCTGCCTCCTAAGTGATGGTGCGGAGCAGGCGAGAGGCTGTCTTCAGGCTGCATTAGCTGTGGCCGCCGTTGCTCAGGCCCCAGCTGGGGAGGAAGCAGTTGCTCCAAGATCCTAAGGTGAACAGAACAAACCCAAGTTTCTGCAGACTGCTCACCACAGAGGGGCTCAAAGTCAGAGGCATCCATTTACATCCCCATTTCTGTGCACTTCCGGCCCACCCTCTGGCACCCAGGCCGTGGCAGCATGAGCTCCCATCCATCAGAGCCTCCAGAGTCAGGGCGGGATGGGACGTGGcctcaaataaaaataacagccagcaattattgagtgcctactgcaTTCCAGGCACTGAGCTGTCTCCTGTGCCCTTGCATGTAGCCTGCCCATCCACCCCACAAGACTGGGGGCCCTGCTTTCCCCATGCCGGGTCAGGGAGGCGC
Protein-coding sequences here:
- the KCNJ12 gene encoding ATP-sensitive inward rectifier potassium channel 12 isoform X2; its protein translation is MTRWTSLQAPGPHKPAPWVAAAFPWGAQEPGAESCPQPSPRAPHCRRPPASWPRQKLHPPSRALPSAPRTRGEVVGSGRCRKEAGGVRRGLPRKARDPTAAALPSEAPPGPGMTAASRAHPYSVVSSEEDGLRLAAMSGANGFGNGKVHTRRRSRSRFVKKNGQCNIEFANMDEKSQRYLADMFTTCVDIRWRYLLLVFSLAFLASWLLFGVIFWVIAVAHGDLEPAAAGGAGRTPCVLQVHGFMAAFLFSIETQTTIGYGLRCVTEECPVAVFMVVAQSIVGCVIDSFMIGAIMAKMARPKKRAQTLLFSHNAVVALRDGKLCLMWRVGNLRKSHIVEAHVRAQLIKPRVTQEGEYIPLDQIDIDVGFDRGLDRIFLVSPITILHEIDEASPLFGISRQDLETDDFEIVVILEGMVEATAMTTQARSSYLASEILWGHRFEPVLFEEKSQYKIDYAHFHKTYEVPSTPRCSAKDLAESKFLLPSAGSFCYENELAFLSRDDEAEAEAEAGQGPEGRGRLGLSPQNRHEFDRPQAGGGAPDQRPYRRESEI
- the KCNJ12 gene encoding ATP-sensitive inward rectifier potassium channel 12 isoform X3, with amino-acid sequence MTAASRAHPYSVVSSEEDGLRLAAMSGANGFGNGKVHTRRRSRSRFVKKNGQCNIEFANMDEKSQRYLADMFTTCVDIRWRYLLLVFSLAFLASWLLFGVIFWVIAVAHGDLEPAAAGGAGRTPCVLQVHGFMAAFLFSIETQTTIGYGLRCVTEECPVAVFMVVAQSIVGCVIDSFMIGAIMAKMARPKKRAQTLLFSHNAVVALRDGKLCLMWRVGNLRKSHIVEAHVRAQLIKPRVTQEGEYIPLDQIDIDVGFDRGLDRIFLVSPITILHEIDEASPLFGISRQDLETDDFEIVVILEGMVEATAMTTQARSSYLASEILWGHRFEPVLFEEKSQYKIDYAHFHKTYEVPSTPRCSAKDLAESKFLLPSAGSFCYENELAFLSRDDEAEAEAEAGQGPEGRGRLGLSPQNRHEFDRPQAGGGAPDQRPYRRESEI
- the KCNJ12 gene encoding ATP-sensitive inward rectifier potassium channel 12 isoform X1 translates to MPSAAALPCSLLSRPLLFSLTLTHMHTHPLTHTLTHSLIHTLRDTGQGRQEGRARLPAPQRLLGAEPVTSLHVVVSSSRGGRGRRAPGDVPCGLRRSIRGQDWPAWHLLGVPGTRCRRGGRAAAAPPVWSWSRSHTGRDPGALILAILSPTGLELLRARAGVAMTRWTSLQAPGPHKPAPWVAAAFPWGAQEPGAESCPQPSPRAPHCRRPPASWPRQKLHPPSRALPSAPRTRGEVVGSGRCRKEAGGVRRGLPRKARDPTAAALPSEAPPGPGMTAASRAHPYSVVSSEEDGLRLAAMSGANGFGNGKVHTRRRSRSRFVKKNGQCNIEFANMDEKSQRYLADMFTTCVDIRWRYLLLVFSLAFLASWLLFGVIFWVIAVAHGDLEPAAAGGAGRTPCVLQVHGFMAAFLFSIETQTTIGYGLRCVTEECPVAVFMVVAQSIVGCVIDSFMIGAIMAKMARPKKRAQTLLFSHNAVVALRDGKLCLMWRVGNLRKSHIVEAHVRAQLIKPRVTQEGEYIPLDQIDIDVGFDRGLDRIFLVSPITILHEIDEASPLFGISRQDLETDDFEIVVILEGMVEATAMTTQARSSYLASEILWGHRFEPVLFEEKSQYKIDYAHFHKTYEVPSTPRCSAKDLAESKFLLPSAGSFCYENELAFLSRDDEAEAEAEAGQGPEGRGRLGLSPQNRHEFDRPQAGGGAPDQRPYRRESEI